A genome region from bacterium includes the following:
- a CDS encoding AsmA family protein, with the protein MGASLFVCVAAVGAAPFLVPADQFRPLLMHLLTADIQRDVPIDTLQLHVVPTVHIRATNVRIGNPAGFPAGDVIAVKTINFGVAPLALLTRKLDVTSVTAIGVQVMLRRDPAGHTNYALGVAGPAGLFSLGHVRAITLRDVAISLAGIGLRGETTPVLAIGGVNAAARSIDPSARDWAKRLEFVADLRGAALTMPALAAPVRFQTGRLQVRNGVGQAAFAASLETMRATGAVKIPSFAPLSMTFSIAIPELNLETIGRTFHGAVGRPAGTAPVPSQSRFLARGVLTIDRLAAAP; encoded by the coding sequence GTGGGCGCGTCATTGTTCGTATGCGTGGCCGCGGTGGGGGCGGCTCCGTTCCTCGTCCCGGCCGATCAGTTCCGGCCGCTGTTGATGCACCTGCTCACGGCTGACATTCAGCGTGACGTGCCTATCGATACCCTGCAGCTCCACGTCGTGCCGACAGTGCACATTCGAGCGACCAACGTGCGCATCGGGAATCCCGCGGGGTTCCCGGCCGGTGATGTGATCGCCGTCAAGACGATCAACTTTGGCGTCGCCCCCCTCGCGCTGCTTACGCGAAAGCTGGACGTCACATCCGTGACGGCGATTGGTGTGCAAGTAATGCTGAGGCGCGATCCTGCCGGACATACGAACTACGCACTCGGCGTGGCGGGCCCGGCCGGCCTGTTCAGTCTCGGCCACGTCCGCGCGATCACGCTGCGGGACGTTGCGATCAGTCTTGCCGGCATCGGTCTTCGCGGCGAAACCACGCCGGTGCTGGCGATAGGCGGGGTGAATGCCGCGGCTCGGTCGATCGATCCGAGCGCGCGGGACTGGGCCAAGCGCCTCGAGTTCGTCGCGGATCTGCGCGGGGCGGCCCTGACCATGCCCGCGCTGGCCGCGCCGGTGCGGTTCCAAACCGGCCGGCTTCAGGTCCGGAACGGCGTCGGCCAGGCCGCGTTTGCGGCGTCCCTCGAGACTATGCGCGCGACAGGGGCCGTGAAGATCCCGAGCTTCGCGCCGCTATCGATGACGTTCTCGATCGCCATCCCCGAGCTCAATCTCGAAACGATAGGGCGCACGTTCCACGGCGCCGTGGGCCGGCCCGCCGGCACCGCACCCGTCCCTTCGCAAAGCCGTTTCCTGGCCCGGGGTGTGCTCACGATCGATCGGCTGGCGGCGGCTCCGTAG
- a CDS encoding GlsB/YeaQ/YmgE family stress response membrane protein produces MSIFALIIVGIIAGWLARMVMPGEGPAGLLGDLVIGVVGAFVGGWIFKSFGHPGATGLNIGSIIVAFVGAVVVLWLMRLFTGKRTARSA; encoded by the coding sequence ATGAGTATCTTCGCATTGATTATCGTCGGGATCATTGCGGGCTGGTTGGCGAGGATGGTTATGCCGGGAGAGGGGCCCGCGGGCCTCCTGGGAGATCTGGTCATCGGGGTCGTCGGCGCCTTCGTGGGCGGGTGGATCTTCAAGTCCTTCGGGCACCCCGGGGCCACGGGACTGAACATCGGGTCGATCATCGTCGCCTTTGTGGGAGCCGTGGTCGTACTGTGGTTGATGCGGCTGTTCACCGGAAAACGGACTGCCAGATCGGCATAG
- a CDS encoding general stress protein, which translates to MATDVMTKLNATAAVFDTHTAAEQAVKELQRAGFDMSKLSIIGKDYHTDQHVVGYYTTGDRMRYWGKLGAFWGGIWGLFLGAAFFAIPGLGPILVAGPMVTWIVGALEGAAVVGGLSALGAGLYSIGIPKDSILKYETALKSDKFLLLVHGTSAEVSRAKDIIATAHPAELAVHSATQ; encoded by the coding sequence ATGGCAACGGACGTAATGACCAAGCTAAATGCAACAGCTGCTGTCTTTGACACGCATACCGCAGCCGAGCAGGCGGTGAAAGAGCTTCAGAGGGCGGGTTTCGATATGAGCAAGTTATCCATCATCGGCAAAGACTACCATACGGACCAACACGTGGTTGGTTACTATACGACCGGCGACCGCATGAGATACTGGGGCAAACTCGGTGCGTTCTGGGGAGGCATCTGGGGACTATTTCTCGGGGCCGCCTTCTTCGCGATTCCGGGCCTTGGCCCAATCCTCGTGGCGGGGCCGATGGTGACGTGGATCGTCGGCGCGCTGGAGGGCGCGGCGGTGGTGGGTGGATTGAGCGCTCTGGGGGCCGGTCTCTACAGCATCGGCATCCCGAAGGACAGCATCTTGAAATACGAAACGGCGCTCAAGTCGGACAAGTTTTTGCTGCTCGTGCACGGGACGTCGGCAGAGGTCTCGCGGGCAAAAGACATCATCGCTACAGCGCACCCCGCCGAATTGGCGGTACATTCGGCGACGCAGTAG